The following DNA comes from Amycolatopsis albispora.
ACGACGTCGGCTTCCGGCTGGCGACGCGGGCCTGAGGTCACGGCTCCCCGGATGGCCTGTGAGCGCTAACACCTGACCGGCGGATTGCGCGGCTCCATTCGCGACGCCAAGCTGAAAGCGCTTTCCGTAGGCACGCTCCGACAGAGAGGCCGAGTCATGGCAACGGACAGACGCCGGTTCCTGATCGCCGGTTCAGCGGGTCTGCTGGGGACCGCCATCGGCCTCCGGCCGGCCGCGGCCGCCACCTGGGAAACCGTGCTCAACGGCAGCTTCTCCGGCTATCCGGCGCTCGAAGCCGCCTGGCACTACGGCTATCCCTGGGGTTCGGACCACAACGGCACCGCGCGCATGTACGGCGGCGCGTCCGACCACAACCACGTCTACCTCGAAGGTTCCGGCGTGCTGGTGCTCCGCGCCAGCCGGATTACCTGGAACGAGGGCAACAGCAGCAAGGACCCGTACCTGCCGATCCACTACCACTCCGGCGCGCTGCACGCGAAGCAGCAGGTGGTGATCAGCGACCAGTTCCCGCAGTGGGAGGTGCGCGGCGAGTTCCAGGCGCCGTCGGCACGCGGCACCTGGCCCGCGTTCTGGCTCACCGGTGCCACCAGCTGGCCGCCGGAAAGCGACATCCTCGAGTACAAGGGTGACGCGCGGAACTGGTTCAACACCTACAAAAACGCGAACGGCGGCTGGTCGAACACCATCGTGAACGTGGCCAATCCGGGCGCCTGGCACACCTATCGGGCGTGGATCGCGAAGGTCAGCGCCACCGACGCCGACATCCACTACTACCTGGACGGCAACTGGGCCGGCCAGCACCGCGCGGCGAACTTCGTGAACAAGCCGATGTGGTTGATCCTGAAC
Coding sequences within:
- a CDS encoding glycoside hydrolase family 16 protein yields the protein MATDRRRFLIAGSAGLLGTAIGLRPAAAATWETVLNGSFSGYPALEAAWHYGYPWGSDHNGTARMYGGASDHNHVYLEGSGVLVLRASRITWNEGNSSKDPYLPIHYHSGALHAKQQVVISDQFPQWEVRGEFQAPSARGTWPAFWLTGATSWPPESDILEYKGDARNWFNTYKNANGGWSNTIVNVANPGAWHTYRAWIAKVSATDADIHYYLDGNWAGQHRAANFVNKPMWLILNLQMEGSSGSPGPSGDTLYRARNVYVGRSRA